The Epinephelus lanceolatus isolate andai-2023 chromosome 21, ASM4190304v1, whole genome shotgun sequence genome has a segment encoding these proteins:
- the psme3 gene encoding proteasome activator complex subunit 3 has product MSSLLKVDNEIKTKVDAFRERITSEAEDLVANFFPKKLLELDHFLKDPIINIAELKEIHSEINLTVPDPILLSNLHDGLEAQNAKKRKLEDGGGEDMVTGTKVFVMPGGMMKSNGNLVDLIEKVKPEIRTLIEKCNTVKMWVQLLIPRIEDGNNFGVSIQEETVAELRTVEGEAASYLDQISRYYITRAKLVSKIAKYPHVEDYRRTVTEIDEKEYISLKIIVSELRNQYVTLHDMILKNIEKIKRPRSSNTDALY; this is encoded by the exons ATGTCTTCACTCCTCAAGGTGgacaatgaaattaaaaccaAG GTTGATGCTTTCAGGGAACGTATCACTTCAGAA GCAGAGGATCTAGTTGCGAATTTTTTCCCAAAGAAGCTGCTGGAACTTGATCACTTCTTAAAG GATCCAATCATCAACATCGCTGAACTGAAGGAGATCCACTCCGAGATAAACCTGACGGTGCCCGACCCCATCCTGCTCTCAAACCTGCACGACGGTCTAGAAGCG caaaatgccaaaaagaGGAAGCTGGAGGATGGAGGTGGGGAGGACATGG TGACTGGCACTAAGGTCTTCGTCATGCCCGGTGGGATGATGAAGAGCAACGGAAACCTCGTTGATCTCATTGAAAAGGTCAAACCAGAGATCAGGACGCTCATAGAGAAATGTAACACA GTCAAAATGTGGGTTCAGCTGCTCATCCCCAGGATAGAGGATGGCAACAACTTCGGAGTGTCAATCCAGGAGGAGACGGTAGCTGAACTGAGAACCGTCGAAGGAGAGGCAGCGTCTTACCTCGACCAGATATCAAG ATACTACATCACAAGGGCAAAGCTGGTTTCTAAAATAGCAAAATATCCACATGTG GAGGACTATCGGCGCACAGTAACCGAGATTGATGAGAAGGAGTACATCAGTCTGAAGATCATAGTTTCTGAGCTCAGAAATCAATAC GTAACGTTACACGACATGATCCTGAAGAACATTGAGAAGATCAAGAGGCCTCGAAGCAGTAATACCGACGCGTTGTACTGA
- the nbr1a gene encoding NBR1 autophagy cargo receptor a isoform X2, with amino-acid sequence MGLPVTIKVNFRGNVKRFLAQDLDKLEWESVEAWIKASFGINHFQVKYFDEDNEEICINSQDEYEEAIKSAEKQGNQLHMNVYKMKGQACGGPLKTEVKELKGDLRPAPPYPSRVKTVDKGTQVTPEREAVPVKDNKGNKPEDEPPPMWFRSYMEKFKDEVVKEVVERMCSDFSGQCCTHKSSDGLLEASGASGGPIGPRPGPSTSNGSLGYTPNCSSCNKLTSEGAYKCSVCPSCILCEMCRHSHDPSHNLVRTKTPLSIPEHGMSGELRFPRRGDRTVRKAERQRLKAERRQLRAEVKEIKKKLRLEKRGLQWSGPSTSGRANLTNMASASTQVPALPPPAASDTASGPAPAQGPIPAPVPDPQASSPEGPGVSHTSLVPTMAALFLDENLPDGTRLEPGTKFIKYWKMRNSGTISWTSETKLVFMWGNLGLASEEKREVPVPLLLPGQVGVVSVAFVAPVMEGTYTSHWRLAHCGCQFGPRVWCSIVVDPGDGRNALGHLSKRLKEEARPIGKEKEVRSKDSGPSLSVNVNHEDYYFPSVDLLTAQDLLSFELLDINIVQELEKVPNNTPVDLTPCISPLPHDAPVLEKAIISQMKEDAEVTGVRKLFGVKLRQQRELLEPVTQEEDREEEISGAQFLCETVIRSLTLEEAPDHRPLRRAQHSSHKPQVVSRGTSFCFERAVEAEKIATVQEGNEEICAVRLESSALPLNTGLNQITQHEKTRPVIVLEPANENLHISSHHDNEDEEVMVLNDMQNMRRIQEEKEEGGAKGEDWEEVSSQTSSVSSCDDYIIVLPDCFDTSRPLGESMYSSAMSQPDTAAAANMTSEDPDVQQEEEEDFHSEAGGAAPLGERQERTEVVDAEDSSVNTWPPPLPPTHSSVNQMLFASQTLDAVTLTPEVVPPPVLPDPLLPPPALYSPRSEALYLAEDPSPPACDPYEPHQPRVHLNVSSGLSRSAGSASSAFETYNPRPSNALQPRGQGGITEGLVKGALSVAASAYKALFTGPNCSIQRGIDPATRQDPSLMAMLLEMGFRDQRLNQRLLRKHGYSLLHTVNELVQMAEDSQNKAVNTQH; translated from the exons ATGGGGCTGCCTGTGACGATTAAAGTCAACTTCCGGGGCAACGTGAAGAGATTTCTGGCTCAGGATTTGGACAAACTGGAGTGGGAGTCCGTTGAAGCCTGG ATCAAAGCGTCTTTTGGGATCAACCACTTTCAAGTCAAATACTTTGACGAGGACAATGAAGAG ATTTGCATTAACAGTCAAG atgAATATGAAGAAGCCATCAAG AGTGCAGAGAAGCAGGGGAACCAGTTGCACATGAACGTGTACAAGATGAAAGGACAGGCCTGCGGAGGTCCGCTGAAGACGGAGGTGAAGGAGCTGAAAGGAGACCTCCGGCCCGCTCCTCCTTATCCATCCAGGGTCAAGACGGTGGACAAAGGCACACAGGTCACTCCGGAGAGAGAAGCT GTCCCAGTAAAGGACAACAAGGGGAACAAGCCAGAAGATGAGCCGCCTCCCATGTGGTTTAGATCATACATGGAGAAG TTCAAAGATGAGGTGGTGAAAGAGGTGGTGGAAAGGATGTGCAGTGACTTCTCTGGCCAGTGTTGCACCCACAAGTCATCTGATGGGCTCCTCGAGGCCAGCGGGGCCAGCGGCGGCCCTATAGGGCCCAGGCCGGGACCCTCCACCTCAAATGGATCCCTTGGCTACACGCcaaactgcagcagctgcaacaaACTCACCTCTGAAGGGGCCTACAAGTGCAG TGTGTGCCCGTCCTGCATCCTGTGTGAGATGTGCAGACATAGCCATGACCCCAGCCACAACCTCGTGAGAACCAAGACACCTCTCTCCATCCCTGAGCATGGAATGTCGGGAGAGTTGAG GTTCCCAAGGCGAGGAGACAGGACAGTGCGCAAGGCCGAGAGACAGCGCCTCAAAGCTGAAAGGAGGCAGCTAAGAGCTGAAGTGAAGGAAATCAAGAAGAAACTGAGACTGGAGAAGAGGGGGCTGCAGTGGAGCGGGCCCTCTACCTCAGGCAGAGCCAACCTGACAAACATGGCCTCCGCGTCCACCCAGGTCCCAGCCCTGCCTCCCCCTGCTGCCTCAGATACAGCCTCAGGTCCAGCCCCAGCCCAAGGTCCCATCCCCGCCCCGGTCCCTGATCCCCAGGCCTCCAGTCCAGA GGGTCCCGGGGTCTCGCACACGTCCTTGGTTCCCACTATGGCTGCCTTGTTTCTGGATGAAAATCTGCCGGACGGCACCCGTCTGGAGCCTGGCACCAAGTTCATCAAATACTGGAAGATGAGGAACTCGGGCACTATCAGCTGGACCTCAGAGACTAAG CTAGTGTTCATGTGGGGAAACCTCGGCCTGGCGtcagaggagaagagggaggtGCCGGTCCCCTTGCTGCTGCCTGGACAAGTGGGAGTGGTCAGTGTGGCCTTTGTCGCTCCTGTGATGGAGGGGACGTACACCTCCCACTGGCGGCTGGCGCACTGCGGGTGTCAGTTTGGCCCGCGTGTCTGGTGCAGCATCGTGGTCGACCCCGGTGACGGCCGCAATGCGCTGGGGCATCTGAGCAAACGACTG AAGGAGGAGGCGAGGCCTATAGGGAAGGAGAAGGAGGTAAGATCCAAGGACAGCGGCCCCAGCTTGTCTGTAAACGTGAACCATGAGGACTACTACTTCCCCTCAGTCGACCTGCTGACTGCACAG gATCTTCTGTCGTTTGAGTTGTTGGATATAAATATTGTACAAGAGTTGGAGAAGGTTCCTAACAACACTCCTGTGG aTCTGACTCCCTGCATATCCCCTCTGCCCCATGATGCACCAGTGCTTGAGAAGGCGATCATTTCACAGATGAAAGAAGATGCAGAGGTCACAGGGGTCAGAAAACTTTTTG GAGTGAAACTGAGGCAGCAGAGGGAGCTGCTGGAGCCTGTGAcccaggaggaggacagagaggaggagatcagCGGAGCCCAGTTCCTCTGCGAGACGGTCATCCGCTCCCTCACCCTGGAGGAGGCCCCCGATCACAGACCTCTGCGCAGAGCCCAGCACAGCAGCCACAAACCACAGG TTGTTTCCCGGGGCACCAGCTTTTGCTTCGAGAGAGCTGTAGAGGCCGAGAAGATTGCGACGGTACAAGAAGGAAATGAGGAGATCTGCGCCGTTAGACTTGAGAGCTCAGCTCTGCCTCTCAACACAGGCCTCAACCAGATCACCCAGCATGAGAAGACAAGGCCAG TTATTGTGCTGGAACCAGCGAATGAAAACCTGCATATCAGTTCACATCATGATAACGAGGACGAAGAGGTCATGGTACTAAATGACATGCAGAACATGAGGCGTATtcaagaggagaaagaggagggtgGAGCCAAAGGAGAAGACTGGGAGGAG GTCAGCAGCCAGACCTCCTCAGTCTCCTCCTGCGACGATTACATCATCGTCCTCCCAGACTGCTTTGACACCAGCCGGCCTCTTGGTGAGTCCATGTACAGCTCCGCCATGTCGCAGcctgacactgctgctgctgctaacatGACCTCAGAGGACCCAGACGtgcagcaggaggaagaggaagacttCCACTCCGAGGCAGGCGGGGCGGCACCGCTGGGAGAGAGGCAGGAGAGGACGGAGGTGGTGGATGCGGAGGATTCATCCGTGAACACGTGGCCTCcgcccctccctcccacccacaGCAGTGTGAACCAGATGCTGTTTGCCTCCCAAACCCTGGACGCTGTGACGCTCACCCCTGAGGTGGTGCCACCGCCGGTGCTGCCCGACCCCCTGCTGCCCCCACCGGCCCTGTACTCACCCAG GTCTGAGGCACTGTACCTGGCCGAGGACCCCAGTCCTCCAGCCTGTGATCCATACGAGCCGCACCAACCAAGAGTCCACCTAAATG TATCATCTGGTCTGTCACGATCAGCAGGCTCAGCATCTAGTGCCTTTGAGACATATAACCCCAGACCCAGCAACGCTCTGCAGCCAAG GGGCCAAGGAGGCATCACAGAGGGACTCGTCAAGGGGGCTCTCTCTGTGGCAGCGTCCGCTTATAAAGCTCTCTTCACTGGACCAAACTGCTCAATACAG
- the nbr1a gene encoding NBR1 autophagy cargo receptor a isoform X1: protein MGLPVTIKVNFRGNVKRFLAQDLDKLEWESVEAWIKASFGINHFQVKYFDEDNEEICINSQDEYEEAIKSAEKQGNQLHMNVYKMKGQACGGPLKTEVKELKGDLRPAPPYPSRVKTVDKGTQVTPEREAVPVKDNKGNKPEDEPPPMWFRSYMEKFKDEVVKEVVERMCSDFSGQCCTHKSSDGLLEASGASGGPIGPRPGPSTSNGSLGYTPNCSSCNKLTSEGAYKCSVCPSCILCEMCRHSHDPSHNLVRTKTPLSIPEHGMSGELRFPRRGDRTVRKAERQRLKAERRQLRAEVKEIKKKLRLEKRGLQWSGPSTSGRANLTNMASASTQVPALPPPAASDTASGPAPAQGPIPAPVPDPQASSPEGPGVSHTSLVPTMAALFLDENLPDGTRLEPGTKFIKYWKMRNSGTISWTSETKLVFMWGNLGLASEEKREVPVPLLLPGQVGVVSVAFVAPVMEGTYTSHWRLAHCGCQFGPRVWCSIVVDPGDGRNALGHLSKRLKEEARPIGKEKEVRSKDSGPSLSVNVNHEDYYFPSVDLLTAQDLLSFELLDINIVQELEKVPNNTPVDLTPCISPLPHDAPVLEKAIISQMKEDAEVTGVRKLFGVKLRQQRELLEPVTQEEDREEEISGAQFLCETVIRSLTLEEAPDHRPLRRAQHSSHKPQVVSRGTSFCFERAVEAEKIATVQEGNEEICAVRLESSALPLNTGLNQITQHEKTRPVIVLEPANENLHISSHHDNEDEEVMVLNDMQNMRRIQEEKEEGGAKGEDWEEVSSQTSSVSSCDDYIIVLPDCFDTSRPLGESMYSSAMSQPDTAAAANMTSEDPDVQQEEEEDFHSEAGGAAPLGERQERTEVVDAEDSSVNTWPPPLPPTHSSVNQMLFASQTLDAVTLTPEVVPPPVLPDPLLPPPALYSPRSEALYLAEDPSPPACDPYEPHQPRVHLNVSSGLSRSAGSASSAFETYNPRPSNALQPRGQGGITEGLVKGALSVAASAYKALFTGPNCSIQSTRTYTDAELIETEERTRREREQQQAEEHVRLELKRGIDPATRQDPSLMAMLLEMGFRDQRLNQRLLRKHGYSLLHTVNELVQMAEDSQNKAVNTQH, encoded by the exons ATGGGGCTGCCTGTGACGATTAAAGTCAACTTCCGGGGCAACGTGAAGAGATTTCTGGCTCAGGATTTGGACAAACTGGAGTGGGAGTCCGTTGAAGCCTGG ATCAAAGCGTCTTTTGGGATCAACCACTTTCAAGTCAAATACTTTGACGAGGACAATGAAGAG ATTTGCATTAACAGTCAAG atgAATATGAAGAAGCCATCAAG AGTGCAGAGAAGCAGGGGAACCAGTTGCACATGAACGTGTACAAGATGAAAGGACAGGCCTGCGGAGGTCCGCTGAAGACGGAGGTGAAGGAGCTGAAAGGAGACCTCCGGCCCGCTCCTCCTTATCCATCCAGGGTCAAGACGGTGGACAAAGGCACACAGGTCACTCCGGAGAGAGAAGCT GTCCCAGTAAAGGACAACAAGGGGAACAAGCCAGAAGATGAGCCGCCTCCCATGTGGTTTAGATCATACATGGAGAAG TTCAAAGATGAGGTGGTGAAAGAGGTGGTGGAAAGGATGTGCAGTGACTTCTCTGGCCAGTGTTGCACCCACAAGTCATCTGATGGGCTCCTCGAGGCCAGCGGGGCCAGCGGCGGCCCTATAGGGCCCAGGCCGGGACCCTCCACCTCAAATGGATCCCTTGGCTACACGCcaaactgcagcagctgcaacaaACTCACCTCTGAAGGGGCCTACAAGTGCAG TGTGTGCCCGTCCTGCATCCTGTGTGAGATGTGCAGACATAGCCATGACCCCAGCCACAACCTCGTGAGAACCAAGACACCTCTCTCCATCCCTGAGCATGGAATGTCGGGAGAGTTGAG GTTCCCAAGGCGAGGAGACAGGACAGTGCGCAAGGCCGAGAGACAGCGCCTCAAAGCTGAAAGGAGGCAGCTAAGAGCTGAAGTGAAGGAAATCAAGAAGAAACTGAGACTGGAGAAGAGGGGGCTGCAGTGGAGCGGGCCCTCTACCTCAGGCAGAGCCAACCTGACAAACATGGCCTCCGCGTCCACCCAGGTCCCAGCCCTGCCTCCCCCTGCTGCCTCAGATACAGCCTCAGGTCCAGCCCCAGCCCAAGGTCCCATCCCCGCCCCGGTCCCTGATCCCCAGGCCTCCAGTCCAGA GGGTCCCGGGGTCTCGCACACGTCCTTGGTTCCCACTATGGCTGCCTTGTTTCTGGATGAAAATCTGCCGGACGGCACCCGTCTGGAGCCTGGCACCAAGTTCATCAAATACTGGAAGATGAGGAACTCGGGCACTATCAGCTGGACCTCAGAGACTAAG CTAGTGTTCATGTGGGGAAACCTCGGCCTGGCGtcagaggagaagagggaggtGCCGGTCCCCTTGCTGCTGCCTGGACAAGTGGGAGTGGTCAGTGTGGCCTTTGTCGCTCCTGTGATGGAGGGGACGTACACCTCCCACTGGCGGCTGGCGCACTGCGGGTGTCAGTTTGGCCCGCGTGTCTGGTGCAGCATCGTGGTCGACCCCGGTGACGGCCGCAATGCGCTGGGGCATCTGAGCAAACGACTG AAGGAGGAGGCGAGGCCTATAGGGAAGGAGAAGGAGGTAAGATCCAAGGACAGCGGCCCCAGCTTGTCTGTAAACGTGAACCATGAGGACTACTACTTCCCCTCAGTCGACCTGCTGACTGCACAG gATCTTCTGTCGTTTGAGTTGTTGGATATAAATATTGTACAAGAGTTGGAGAAGGTTCCTAACAACACTCCTGTGG aTCTGACTCCCTGCATATCCCCTCTGCCCCATGATGCACCAGTGCTTGAGAAGGCGATCATTTCACAGATGAAAGAAGATGCAGAGGTCACAGGGGTCAGAAAACTTTTTG GAGTGAAACTGAGGCAGCAGAGGGAGCTGCTGGAGCCTGTGAcccaggaggaggacagagaggaggagatcagCGGAGCCCAGTTCCTCTGCGAGACGGTCATCCGCTCCCTCACCCTGGAGGAGGCCCCCGATCACAGACCTCTGCGCAGAGCCCAGCACAGCAGCCACAAACCACAGG TTGTTTCCCGGGGCACCAGCTTTTGCTTCGAGAGAGCTGTAGAGGCCGAGAAGATTGCGACGGTACAAGAAGGAAATGAGGAGATCTGCGCCGTTAGACTTGAGAGCTCAGCTCTGCCTCTCAACACAGGCCTCAACCAGATCACCCAGCATGAGAAGACAAGGCCAG TTATTGTGCTGGAACCAGCGAATGAAAACCTGCATATCAGTTCACATCATGATAACGAGGACGAAGAGGTCATGGTACTAAATGACATGCAGAACATGAGGCGTATtcaagaggagaaagaggagggtgGAGCCAAAGGAGAAGACTGGGAGGAG GTCAGCAGCCAGACCTCCTCAGTCTCCTCCTGCGACGATTACATCATCGTCCTCCCAGACTGCTTTGACACCAGCCGGCCTCTTGGTGAGTCCATGTACAGCTCCGCCATGTCGCAGcctgacactgctgctgctgctaacatGACCTCAGAGGACCCAGACGtgcagcaggaggaagaggaagacttCCACTCCGAGGCAGGCGGGGCGGCACCGCTGGGAGAGAGGCAGGAGAGGACGGAGGTGGTGGATGCGGAGGATTCATCCGTGAACACGTGGCCTCcgcccctccctcccacccacaGCAGTGTGAACCAGATGCTGTTTGCCTCCCAAACCCTGGACGCTGTGACGCTCACCCCTGAGGTGGTGCCACCGCCGGTGCTGCCCGACCCCCTGCTGCCCCCACCGGCCCTGTACTCACCCAG GTCTGAGGCACTGTACCTGGCCGAGGACCCCAGTCCTCCAGCCTGTGATCCATACGAGCCGCACCAACCAAGAGTCCACCTAAATG TATCATCTGGTCTGTCACGATCAGCAGGCTCAGCATCTAGTGCCTTTGAGACATATAACCCCAGACCCAGCAACGCTCTGCAGCCAAG GGGCCAAGGAGGCATCACAGAGGGACTCGTCAAGGGGGCTCTCTCTGTGGCAGCGTCCGCTTATAAAGCTCTCTTCACTGGACCAAACTGCTCAATACAG